GAGGTATTTTAACAAACTTTTCTACAAAATGCTGAAAAATAAAGCATTTTAGGAAAATATTTTAACAAAGGACAGATAGGAGTTGTTGAATTTATATTACCACATTAATTTAGAACGTTAGTAACGTGATAACGTGCAACGTTTTAACGGATTTTACGTTAAGGAGAGTTTTATGGCATTGACATTTACAGATGTGAATTTTGAAAAAGAAGTATTAAAGGCTGCAGAGCCTGTTCTCGTGGATTTCTGGGCAGAGTGGTGCGGTCCGTGCAAAATGCTTGGTCCGACGATTGAAGAACTGGCAAAAGAATATGCGGGAAAAGTGAAGATAGGAAAGGTTAATGTAGATGAAAATCCCGGAGTCAGTTCAAAGTTTGGAATTCGTTCTATCCCTGCCCTTTTAATGTTTAAAAATGGGGAAGTAGTCGGGCAAATGGTAGGAGCACAACCGAAACCGGCAATTAAGAAAAGACTTGATGCGCTGATTTAGAGGCTAAATGGTAAATATATCGGCTTTTAAGGCGCTTAAATATGATCCGGGAAAAACAGGTAACCTTTCAAGGGTAGTTTCTCTTCCGTATGATGTTATAACTCCAAAAATGCAGGGTGTTTACTATTCTAAATCGGAAAAAAATATTGTCAGAATTATTCTCAGAAAAGAGACAGAAAAAGGCGACAGGTATATTCAGGCGGCTAAAGAATTTTCTAATTGGATATCTGAAGGTACTTTAGTATTTGAAAAAAAACCTGTGTTATTTGTGCATCAACAGCAGTTTTTATTGGAGGGTGAAAAGAAGATAAGGACAGGTCTCCTCTGCCTCGTAAGGTTGGAAGAGTTTGCCGGAAAAAATATCCTGCCTCATGAAAATACTTTTCCGTCTCACAAGGCCGATCGCTTAAAACTTCTTGAGGCGTGCGGCGCTAATATGAGTCCCATCTTTGGACTATATGAAGGTTCTTATAGCTTTAAAAACATTACTTCAAAAAAACCTTATGCTATTTTTAAGATGAAAGATAAAAATGGAGATGTTATAAATAAAGTATGGTGCGTCAGGGATGAAAAGGCTGTGTTTGACGCTATAAAAGCGTTTAAAAATAAAAAAGTATTTATTGCTGATGGTCATCACAGGTATGAAGTAGGTCTGTTTTTTAAAAAGAAGATGAGAAAATTATACCCTGCATCTACAGATTCATCCTGGAATTATATTATGTTTACGCTTGTCTCCCTGCATGATAAAGGACTCGTAGTCCTTCCGACGCACCGCCTTGTGAAATTTATCTTTAAAGTAAGTAAGCAAAATATTTTTGAAAAACTTTCTCCCTATTTTGAAATAAAAGAACTGAAAACCCCTGAAAGCAAAGAAATTATTTTATATACTGATCACAGATACTATGCTTTAAAGCCAAAAGGGAATAGGGTCTTTTCTTCAATTAAAGAAAAACATTCGTTGACCTGGAAAAAACTGCCTACATCGTTGCTGCATCACTTAATCCTCAGGAAATTACCGCAAACCAAAGAAACAGCTTATACACGGGATATTTCGGAAGTGAAGGAAAAAGTGAATAACGGGATGTTTCACGCAGGTTTTATAATTCCCGATATATCT
The genomic region above belongs to Candidatus Firestonebacteria bacterium RIFOXYD2_FULL_39_29 and contains:
- a CDS encoding thioredoxin, producing the protein MALTFTDVNFEKEVLKAAEPVLVDFWAEWCGPCKMLGPTIEELAKEYAGKVKIGKVNVDENPGVSSKFGIRSIPALLMFKNGEVVGQMVGAQPKPAIKKRLDALI